Below is a genomic region from Melanotaenia boesemani isolate fMelBoe1 chromosome 19, fMelBoe1.pri, whole genome shotgun sequence.
CCGTACATGAAAATCGCTGCAAACTGCTGAAGTTTAGACAGGGTGTGGCTGTTTGGGAGGAGGGAGGCATGAGCTCAGGTCTTTACAGGGAAGCCATCTTACATGAACCATTCTCTGACGAACTGCTAGAAGGCACGCCAGTCATAGCACACTAAAATTACTTAAGTAAGAAACCACACTAGTCATAACACCTCTTTTATTCCCTTccctgtcaagatgatcccacactgcctcaGTCATGTCCAGGCTCTAGGGAGGAGTCATCGCTCCAACAGACCTCTTGCAGCTGATTGCAATCTTTAATTAAGAATTGTCTCTTGAAAGTAGGTGGATCAAATGAGTCTCACAGCTTCTGTATCAGGTCTTTACTGGATTTCTTCtatttttggatttgtttctATTTCTAGCCGTTAATTTAGGTCATTCTCTTTACTTTTGGTTTCCTCAAAATTTTAAGGAGTCACCAAACAGCACTCTGAGATATACCAAGTATTCAGCTAATATCGCTTGAGAGTCACCTTGtttgtacaaaaataaagttttatgtcTGTCAAAATGTCATCTTTGGTATTAAAAAAAGACCCCAAAACTTAACTATAATTATGTGTCTTTGAAAGACTGATGAAATTGAAAATGAGGCCTTTGCTGTGTTATCTGATATGTgcagatagaaataaataaataaaaataaaagatgtgtTTATCTCTTGATTtaggtgcctttttttttaagtgtcttgcaaaaacaaaaacacatttctctgaGAATAATCAGTGCTGGAGTGAATATCTATGGAAAAGAAGTCAATGTGCAAAGAGtttcagaaagcctggagaacCGTCCCTCATGACCTTTTTAAAAGATTACTaaagtctggctgcttggagcaaaatataaagaaaggaGGGCTGGCTCAAGACTATTGTGTATCTGAAAAGTTAATCATGAACACATTGGACCGATTTCTCAGCAACAAAATTTTTTACAGGTCATACCTGAAACTTAGTGGCATGCTCAGAAAATCCTCTGTATGAACGCAAGTTTGGGTTTGaaacaacagataaaacagTGTTTGCAGCAGAAACATTAATCTCACAGTTGTTAACTTTGACCTTCACCAGGCAAACAAATTTTCTCAAGCGTCGCCTGGTTCCTCTTTCTAGCTAGCAGTTAACATAAAAATCCTAACCCGGTTAATGTAAAGCCATATTTTTGTGGGATAGATCATCATTTCAGTGGATGTGTcctcatttaatttaaacaaagcaCAAGTTTGATATTTGTATGCACATTGAGGACAGAAGTGTAAGACTCAGACTCAACAGGATCCTTTTAGCTTATCAGTGTGCAGCTGGTGAGAGATCCTCAGCCTGGACAGGTGGTGAATTACTGGGGAAGGGAGGCAGAGAGTTGGCCTGCTGACTGAATAACACGCACTCAAACACACAGTGCATTCCTCTGTCAGTCGCATGTCCACACCAGCAGGGAGAACAAAGTGTCCTTCTGTGGGACAGTCAGTCCTCTAGTTGTGGGACGAGATGTACTGAATAGATATTTGTCCAAAACGGTgtaatttaaattctttttgtaATGCCACAGAAACGAGAGTCGAACATTGAGAATTCCAAGTCGAATCTTTTAAcctgtctgtgtttttgttcttttagagtatgtttattagaaaagaaaaggaaaaaagcgtGAAGTTAGATCTGTAATCATAGATGCTCTGAGCGTCATTGCATCTACAAATAAGAGCAGAGGCTCTCAGTTTTTGCACATTAATCTTGTGGTTCAGGTGAATAACATCAGTGTTGTTGGGGCTGTTTGCTCCACATGCGCTTAGCAGGATTTTCATTACACTTGCTAgtagctttgtgacatggtgcattatcctgctggaagtagccatcagaagatgctacactgtggtcataatggatatggtcagcaacaataatCAGGTAGGCTGAGTATGATGCTCacttggtactaaggggcccaaattgtgccaagaaaatatcccccaacTCATTACAACTCAACAACCAgcctgtgtctgtgtgaattgtagcctcagtttcctgttcttagctgacaggaagcactcgtgtggtcttctgctgctgtagcccatctgctgtaaggttggatgtgttgtgttaAGAGATGCATACCTTGGTGTTAACTAGTTATttgagtttgtttctttttaaacatctcCGGCCACTTTGttcattttggtccagacaactgtaGCGcactgaaatatatatatatatatatataaatatatatataaatatatataaatatatatatatataaatatatatataaatatatatatatatatatatatatatataaatatatatatatatatatatatatatatatatatatatatatatatatatatatatatatatatatatatatatatataattggtAGCAATCCATAGGCTACATACAAAGCAGTTCTTTAGCTAAACACAGACACTATTCATTTGGCtctgttaaaagaaaaccacaagtTAAATGTTCATGCTGACATGTTAAAGGCTTATTTGAATCCACTAAAGCACCCCTTGTTTTAGTCATAATAAATGGTCAATAAAACAAGTGGCTGCTGCTTTGCATCCCCTTAGCAAGATGATTTGCAAAGTGCCATCAGCACAGCATAAAATCCATCTGTTATTTGCACAAAAGGCCAGAAGCTGCCTGACAATTTTACATATTATGTGTGATCCAGCTCACATAATATGTTTAACAAGTTTTCGAAGTTTGAAGCAATTACTTTTTCTAAGTATTTTAAATCAgatcatcaaatctgatttgatttgacaagttctaagtctacttgttttgtataaGTGTGGCCagtaagatgtgtgtgtgtgtgtgtgtgtgtgtgttttttttaatgttatgtcgACTGCaagaaaatgtgaattgtaaacattgtaatttttgattttattgttcaaatatttatcactaatacaatgaaaatgaaacaaaatgtgaatatttgctatgcaaggtgatttcagtgtCTGCCCCTAAATTAtctgcttgcgctcctaaaatttaagttaggggccactgtgtTCCTCGTAAataaagttagtctggagccctggtcTGGTATATGTAATAAACTTTACAACAACCCATGGCATGTTACTCAGTATTAAACAACTTTCAACCATTTGGAGAATGTAAAAgttctcttgtttttcttttagatgaCCTTTGGGGTGTCAAGCAATGTGACGTTGCTGTTTAAGTCCTGGGATGTGCACAGCCCTGCAGGTAAGCCACAGAGGGTTTAAAAGTACCAGCAGAGCAGTACGTCATGTCTGAACCATCCCGTTCAGCAGCTCCTCAGAGCCACTTCATGTGGTAGAAACTATTGTGCTGTAATCAGCGGGCATGTTGGTGCTCTGCTTGCTCAGGAGAGTACTGCCGGGAAATTTTCGACATGTGTAATCTTGAACCTACATTTCAGTCATAGACAGGTGTGAACAGGCTCCCAGGTGGGCAGCTTGGATTCATACTCACATGAAACCTGTCTGACACCTTCTGAACCAAAAGCCACATTTTCACTGCCGTTCACTGTAGACAGAGCTACAGTCGACCCTGACCAAGGAGTTTTGGGGCTATTCAGAGTTTGGTATTTTGTCATGAGGGTCGATAAGTCAGTTTATTCtacagcagggctactcaattcggtcctacgagggccgcaatccagcaggttttccatttATCCCTGCACCagcacacctgagtcaaattaatgagtcattgtgtagaacctgattggctgttagagccccctaatttgactcaggtgtgttggtgcagggatacatggaaaacctgctggattgcggccctcgtaggaccgaattgagtagccctgttctaCAGCTTCATCTTGTTTAGCTTATCACTCCGTGCTCACACCCCAGCTAGAAATCTGTGGTCTGCCAACTGGTTTCTTCTAGTTGTGACCAGaacaaggtaaaaaataaaaggtgaTGGAAACTTTGCAGTGTCTGCCCCTGAACTGCCCATCACCTTGCTTATAAtcacttttgtttctttttcgtGATCTTTTTTGAGTCACTTTTATCACGTTAcagattttattattgtttttgtagttGTGGGACTACTGTTCCCATGATGCTTTGTTCCCCACAATGCTTTGCATGTTGTAATGTTGTATGAGGCTACAGTGAAGGCAGAGTAAAGACTGTTCTTAAAAATTGTATAAGGATGACTCTGTTATCAGTTTTTGTTGATTTCTGTGCCTTGCAACACTTTGATCAACCTTGGTTGCTTTAAAATGTGCCAAACAAATAAAGGTGACtacaaaaaccacaacaaatagtgttgcattaattatgaataagttttaaaacttaaattaatAACATGTTAAAACTTGTTGCCTTACTTGCAATGTTTACTACGTGACTTTTAGCGTTTCCTCACGTCTAATCAGCGAAGTACATCATGTTTGGCTGGATTCTTTTACCAATTAGTTTACTTCATCATAACTGCAAACACTGCAGACATGCAGGCTTgcaaaatgcacacacataggACAACCACTCTTTACCACTGACTACTGCTCTTAAATCCAGTTTCATTTCTCTTACTATGCAGTTTTTTCCTCATAActcaataaaaaagcattttgctGTTGGCACAATCTTAATGGGGGATGGCTGTGCAATCAACCAGCCAATCAGCACTCTGCAGCTGTAGGAAGTTCACCTCTTTCTGTTATTATTGTCTGTGTTTAACTTGTTGGGTGTTGGACTGTTTATAAGAGTAGAGCTGATTTTATCAGACTGGTTTAATAACATTGATGTATTTCTCATATATCTGTGTTATGATAAGAACAACATGTACAAACAACATTTCTAGAAAAGTAAGGCTATTAGTTCCTGGTGAAAGTAAAAAATGCTGCTCAACACTGACAGTATGTGCTGATTGGCCCCTCAGATTAATACTGAACAAAGTTCTACCCAGATTGTATTTCAATCAAATAAACTGGAATTATCCAGCTAGACGTTTAATAtaagtatttatgtttttcacttggttgttttttgttgtattttttgttgttgtccagcatcatgacagcagaaggATGGTCTGGCTGCCTTGTTGtcctgaacaaatttgctttgccaacaGCAGCTTAATGGATGATACAAGGCTTCCAGTGGTACCTGATGATTATTCTATACTTTGGATATTGCTAAGTTAGAttttaatgctggacctgacaaagGGAAACGAGAGAAGGGAAGTCCGAAGAGAAGAAAACTGAGACCGAGATGTAAAACCCAATGGCAACAACACGAATAACATCATAAATAACAGCATAACTGAAAACATAACTGTATTATAACAAAGAAGTTTGGTCATATTCGTTCAATTACATTTAGGtgtttaggtgtttttttttttttcagtcgtTCTGTTGTgagcatactttttttttttttttttattagtctgTGTTGAACTTTAGCACTTAACATGCTGACTAAGATCTGTAGAATTGGAGATGTCTTGGGGTTTTTGCAGTTCCTCTGAGCATAGCTCAGAACTTATTGTGTCGTCCACTCCTGACAGCTGTCATAATTTCCACTAAataatctttctctctttagaatgatggactccaaataGTTTGTAAATTGACttataacccttcccagattAATGGGCAATTAAAAGATCTGTTAAATGTCCagtctgcttttgttttggtcAGTTTTGATAATAAGTTAGAGTCCTTCTGCTTTTTTACATTCTGTATAAATAGGATGTGTCTTCATTTATCTACATAAGGGAACTTCTCATGTTGCAGCTGGAAGAGGGgaagaataaaatcaagaaacaaaCATCAGGTTAATGTTCTTGTGCACTTGAGTCTGGATGTGTGTTGATGCTTTCTGTGGTGTTTCTGTTTCCAGGGATGGTGCTGTCGGTGTTTGTCGTCTTGCTGCTGACAGTCTTTTATGAAGTGCTCAAAGTGTGGAGGGTGTGGCTGGGGAGCAGCTCCAAGCTGGCCCAGCCTCCGTCCCCGTACGCCGCCCCCCCGTCCAGCCGCAGCGAGAGCAGCTCTGTGCTGGACAGCAGCCCCTCTGAGTCTTCCCTCACCCCTGTTGAGACACCTCCTCAAACTCCAAGCACCAGGACCAGGTCAGGCCTTCTCATGATTTCTCATTGAAAATACAAATATTGGAATTTAGGTAGAAGAGGTGGAAACATGGGTGATTTTTTATAATCCCAGATAGCATAAACAAGTCTAAGTTGGCAGTATTTAGCTGAATCAGgtgatgttttattaaatcttcTCCCCCGTCCTCTCCAGCTGGTTGCTGCATGTCATCCAGACGGTCCTCCACGTGCTGCAGGTGTCTCTGGGCTACATGCTGATGCTGTGCGTCATGTCTTACAACACCTGGATCTTTCTGGGGGTCATTGTGGGCTCCGTCCTCGGTTATTTCATCTCTTTCCCTATAGTGGACCAGATGTGACTGTATGGACTGAACATGGATCGTACCAAATGGAAAACCGTTTGActggtttgtgttttcttccaaTGGATTGGCACAGAAGAGTGGATTCATGCGTACTGTGGAATGATCTGCAGAACTGATTGAATGAATTGGATGTGGAAACTAAAGTTTGGATCAGGGTGTCTCCAgagaggatgatgtggttcttttTCATTAAAGGGGTCTGGTTTTTCTCAACTTTCTCAAACAGTTGATtgtgtaaaaaagtttttttgagCTCCGGGAAGACGCTGCTGTTGgctttaatttctctttttttttagtctaaCAAAGTGTAGAGGATTTACAAAAAGAGAAGTGCACTTTGAATCACGCACAACAGAAGTGAAGCAAATATCAGAGACGAGACTCACAGCTCACAAAGCCTTGTGGttcttttaaaaagttcatATTTGAGGGACTTTATGATTTTGCTGTTAGCTACTTCTAAATGATCTCAACTTTAAGCAATTGAAAACTGAGGTTTAACATTTCTGTAGGTTTCATTGATGTGAAATCTCAATGTTTATATGGACATGGAGCAGAAATTCAGAAGTTTGAGGAACTGACTGTTATTTTTGGCTCATACAAACAAGATCTACAAACTGATGAGTCATTTTCACGTGTCACAGAGGAAGGTCCTGTGACTAACcataaaatgaagaataaacTGCACTGTCAAggattttacatttctttgtgttctctagaaacagaatatttacaataaaagcaTCTGATCACTTGACTTGATGTACTGACAAAGAATAAAGCTGATGaactatttttattcattcatttcaacCTATATAAGTCAAGAAGACAATGTTTACACGTAGAAAAACAGAAAGCGGTAACACCTGGAAGTTACTCACCACACAggttgtaaaataaatacacaggGCAAGGAGacatttctctggaaataaGTGTCAGAATGACAGATTTATGAAGGAATAACTTTTCTCAGCATTTATTTGAGGTTCAACTATGAATATAACTCACCGACAGACTGATTACTGCTGATAAGAACATGACTTAATTTACACGAAAGAAGTATAACTGGACccttattttataaaaatgtgcttatttACAACCTCATATTTTAATCTAATCT
It encodes:
- the slc31a2 gene encoding probable low affinity copper uptake protein 2, which encodes MMSMTFGVSSNVTLLFKSWDVHSPAGMVLSVFVVLLLTVFYEVLKVWRVWLGSSSKLAQPPSPYAAPPSSRSESSSVLDSSPSESSLTPVETPPQTPSTRTSWLLHVIQTVLHVLQVSLGYMLMLCVMSYNTWIFLGVIVGSVLGYFISFPIVDQM